One Oceanispirochaeta sp. genomic window, GGGTATGGGGAGGGCTCTGCTGAAATCCGCCGAAGAGGATATCCGGAATCGGGGAGCTGATGGAATCGCCGCCTGGGGGATTACCCTGCCCTTTTGGATGAAGGCCTCCTGGTATAAAAAACAGGGGTATCAGGTGGTACAGAAAGATGGAATGCGCCGTCTCTTATGGAAATCCCTCTCCCCGGATGCTCAGGCTCCCCAATGGTCTGTGCCGAAGAAAATCAGCAATTCTTCCAGAGAAACAGGAATGGTGCATGTGACATCCCTTGTCAACGGAATCTGTCCTGTTATGAACCTGGCGAATGAACGGGCGAAAGCCGTCTCTGAAGAATTCGGAGATGCCGTCGTGTTCCGTGAAATTGTGACAGAGGAACCGGATGTGCTGAAGGAATGGGGGAGCAGTGATGCTCTGTTTATCAACGATCGCGAAATCCCTCTGGGCCCCCCCTTAGCAAAAAAGAAAATCAGAACTCTTATTCAAAAGGAACTGAAGAGATAGAAACTCCTTCAGATGAATTTTCTATCTCTTCACTCTCGATTTAGAGATACATCTTAAAATCGAAATCTACTAAACAGTTTCTTTTTGGGCTGGAAGAATAGGCTCTTCCAAATAGTGTCTTTCTTATCAGGAGATCCTGAAGGAGTAAAACCTGAAAATCGTATGATATCCCGTTGATCTCCCACTGCCAATAGAACTGTATTATTAGTCATTCGAAAGTCTCCATCAACAAAGTGGAAGGGTTTTCCTGGAATGTCCCGGACAGCCATAATGTTCAATTGATAAGTTTTCCGGAAATCGACCTCAATAAGTGTTTTTCCATCCAAATCAGGGGGTATCTGAATTTCTGCTATCACTAATCCATCGCTGATCGGAAGAAAATTATAGAAATCTGGTGAGACCAGAAGGGGAGTAATCCTTTTCGCTGCTTCCCGGGTTGGAAAAACTACCCGAGAGGCCCCAAGAAGTGAAAGAATCTCTCCATGTTCATCACTTTCAGCTCGGGCCACAATATTTTTAACTCCCATTTTATTAAGATAGTTTGTTACTAATGCAGAGACTTCGACCTTCCCTCCTAGATCAATAACCACACCATCGATTCC contains:
- a CDS encoding TrkA family potassium uptake protein — its product is MKQFVIIGLGAFGKRVLEELSQINVEVMVIDQDEALIEQYSNRVSKSFIANALHEEVIRKLVPQGIDGVVIDLGGKVEVSALVTNYLNKMGVKNIVARAESDEHGEILSLLGASRVVFPTREAAKRITPLLVSPDFYNFLPISDGLVIAEIQIPPDLDGKTLIEVDFRKTYQLNIMAVRDIPGKPFHFVDGDFRMTNNTVLLAVGDQRDIIRFSGFTPSGSPDKKDTIWKSLFFQPKKKLFSRFRF